The window GCATCGATACGACCGTCCTGCAGCAGACCGGGCGCTTCGGCGGCCTTGACGCTTTCTGCGGTGATATCGGTATTGTAATCGATCCCCGCTGCAGTCAGGGCGTCAATGGAATTCTGGCGTTGGCCTGAGCCGGGGTTGCCGATGTTGACGCGTTTGCCCCTCAGATCCTCAATCGACTCAATGCCGGCATCAACTGCAGCCACAAGGGTAATGGACTCCGGATGGATACTGAATATCGCCCGCAGATCATCCTGCTTGCCTTTATCTTTCCATTCGGCCAGACCATTGATGGCCTGAAACTGCCTGTCAGACTGGACGACACCGAATTCCAGGTCGCCGGCCATAACGGCATTGACATTAAACACCGAACCGCCGGTGGATTCCACTGTTGCACGGATGCCATATTCGTCTTTCTTTTTATTGACGATTTTGGCAATAGCACCGCCGGTGGGATAGTAAACACCGGTGATTCCGCCGGTCCCGATAGTGACAAAAGTTGTCTTTGCCGGCGCCTCGGCAGCGGCTTTTTCTTCAGTTTTGGCCTTTTCTTCGGGTGCACAGCCCATAACAAGGGCAAAACCAAAGATGACGGCTAAACTCAAAATAAGCACTTTTTTCATTTGAACCTCCTTATGGTTAACCGTTAAGGTTGATGATGAAAACTTGCTCGACGACATGCGAGTACGCGCTTTATGCTTAGCTAGCTCATAACATAAGCGGCTTGAAAATGATTTCAATGGGGATGTCACGTCGAAGACCTAACAAATCCAAATTATGAATGCAAGAAGTTTGTAACAAATTGATATTCAATGGGTTAATGAAACGACACGATGTGCCAACATGAAAGTTGCGCGTTTTACAACATCTCAATCGAAATAATCATAAATTTTTTATAGTTACGAGCCATTGTTTTTCGTTCCAAGGCATTTTTCTGATACATTGCCAACCCTCCTGGAAGGAAACAACAGCAGCCAAATCAGGAAATGCTGCCTGCCTTTTTTCTATCAACTGTCATCTGTCTTCTGCTGCCTATATCGATCCGCCAGTTGATAATAGGTTTCGGCTTCTTCTTCTCTTCCCCGTTTGCGACACCCACCGGCGTATACGGTACATTTTTCATATAAGGTATCAATGACGACCCGCTGCTGTTGGGGCGCCAGCAGGTCGCTTTCAAGCAATTTGACTAAAGAGCGGATCCGATATTTATCCAGCCCCGCAGCTCTGGAAAGCTGATCTTCATGCCCTCCCCGTTTAATAATCAAGGCTGTTTCAATCAGATGGACCGGGTATCGGCAGCTGATTCGCAGCCACAAATCATAGTCTTCGCAAGCCGGCAAGTCTTCATCAAAAACACCGACGGTATCGAAAAGAATTTTTTTAATCATGACCGCCGAAGGACTGACCAGACACAAGGCCAGGGAACGCTCGAATATCATCCCTGAAAATTTTAGGTGTCGCTTTTTGGGATTGACCCGCACACCGTTTCGGATCCAGCGCTCCTCGGTCTGGTTGATGACGGCATCCGGATGGTCAGAAAAAAATTTCACCTGGGTGGATAATTTTTGCGGCAGCCAGAGATCATCTGAATCTAAGAATGCAATCAGCCGACCGGCTGCCGCGGCAATGCCGCAATTTCTGGCCGCACTGACGCCTTTATTCGATTGGTGCAACACCGTAATGTTATCCCCGTATGCCGCCAGAATTTCGGCTGTACGATCTTCCGAACCGTCGTCAACCACCAACAGCTCATAATCACTGAAGTCTTGAGCGAGTACCGAATCAATTGCCTCCGCAACGATCCAGTCCCGGTTGTAAGTCGGTATAATGACGCTCACCAGAGGTTTATTTCGACGCTTTCCCATTATTAAAAATTCGTGGATTTCATCTAATTGCTTTTTTCTACAAGGTTTCAGGTGTCGGGTGTCAGTCTAGATCATCCGATTAATTTCAGAAAGCTTTTTTTCCAGGCGCTTTTTGGAGACCGGTATGGCTGTTTTTAGCTCCTGGGCAAAGATGGACACCTTAAATTCTTCAATCATCCAGAAAAATTCTTCCAGAGCCTTTCTCTTTTCAGCTGTTGCAAGGGGTGAAAGGGTTTTAAGCAATTTTTCCAGCCGATCGGCAATCGATTTAACCTCTTTATCCTTGGCCCGGTCTTTTTCAAAATCCAGCAACGCCCGCTGGGCCCGGATCTGCATCGCTTTAATGTAGCGTTCGATGTGCGCCAGCCGCTCGACGTCGTAAAGATTGATAAATGAATCGGGCACCAGTCGTTCGAGCGCTGCTAATAATTCCTGGCAAAAACGTTGGACAGCCGCATTGGCCAGATGACCCCGTTTTAACTTTTCAAACTCTTTGCGCGCAGCATGATAGGCCTTTAAGACTACCAAACAGGGATCAAGCAATTTCTGCCCGTGTGAAATAAGAATTGGTGATATGGTTTTGGCATGGGCGTTGAAAGCATTTTCGGTGCGGATATTTTTGCAGAATAAATCCGATATAACCCGATCTATCAGACGCTGCTCGATTTGCGCGGGACCTCCGAAATAATCGGCCGCTGCCTTGACCTCCCCCGGCAGTTTGAGCCCTTTCTTCACAAATTTCAAATCTTTTGCAAAATGAATTTTATACAAGCCGGCAACTCCGTAACTATGCACCCTCTGTGCTTTGTCCTGCTGTAAAAACAAGGTTAGGCACACCGATTTGACAGGATCGTCTCCGGCTTCCAGGGCCGGATAGGCGACCCATCTGGATCGCGCATTTTGGGGGCTGTTGATAAACTCGGGCAAGTCACCAAAATCCCAACGGGTGATCCCTGTTCGCTGCCAATTGCGACGATAGGTTTCAAACGCATCGGCAGCGATGCCTTCTCTTGCAGATTGGGCAAGAACAGCGGTATCCCTGCCCGAATGCAGCACCTGGCCGTCAGGACCCATTATGGAAATGCGCATTTTAAGATGATCCGGCAGGGTTTCAATCGGCCAGGCGGCCGCCGGAATATCAACTCCGAAACGCTGCAGGATAAATTCTCCGAGTGCTGAATATAATGATTGCAGCCCCCGGGGCATCTCCCGGTTGATGATTTCTACCGT of the Desulfobacterales bacterium genome contains:
- a CDS encoding TAXI family TRAP transporter solute-binding subunit; translation: MKKVLILSLAVIFGFALVMGCAPEEKAKTEEKAAAEAPAKTTFVTIGTGGITGVYYPTGGAIAKIVNKKKDEYGIRATVESTGGSVFNVNAVMAGDLEFGVVQSDRQFQAINGLAEWKDKGKQDDLRAIFSIHPESITLVAAVDAGIESIEDLRGKRVNIGNPGSGQRQNSIDALTAAGIDYNTDITAESVKAAEAPGLLQDGRIDAFFYTVGHPSGAIKEATAGARKVRFVPVTGAGIDKLIADNPYYAKAKIPVGVYPGAQNDADVETFGVKATFVTSAKVPEKVVYAITKEVFDNFDSFKKLHPAYAILSKQNMMEGLSAPLHAGAEKYYKEAGLK
- a CDS encoding glycosyltransferase, whose amino-acid sequence is MGKRRNKPLVSVIIPTYNRDWIVAEAIDSVLAQDFSDYELLVVDDGSEDRTAEILAAYGDNITVLHQSNKGVSAARNCGIAAAAGRLIAFLDSDDLWLPQKLSTQVKFFSDHPDAVINQTEERWIRNGVRVNPKKRHLKFSGMIFERSLALCLVSPSAVMIKKILFDTVGVFDEDLPACEDYDLWLRISCRYPVHLIETALIIKRGGHEDQLSRAAGLDKYRIRSLVKLLESDLLAPQQQRVVIDTLYEKCTVYAGGCRKRGREEEAETYYQLADRYRQQKTDDS